From the genome of Malus domestica chromosome 04, GDT2T_hap1, one region includes:
- the LOC103433770 gene encoding mannan endo-1,4-beta-mannosidase 6 isoform X1, with translation MDGRKRKMMTQNIVLVTIFMIFISHCSSTFFDASGFEQLETVVENVEDHLAYPSTNDWYPVEELNDGMEDNEWQLVQKKGNQFVLNDQPFYVNGFNTYWLMVFSADQSTRGKVTDLFKQAASVGLTVCRTWAFNDGQWRALQKSPSVYDEEVFKALDFVISEARKYKIRLILSLTNNWDAYGGKAQYVKWGKAAGLNLTSDDDFFTHPTLKSYYKANVKTVLNRVNTLTNITYKDDPTVFAWELMNEPRCTSDPSGNKLQDWIQEMAVYVKSVDPKHLVEIGLEGFYGPSAPARVQFNPNTYAQQVGTDFIRNHQVLGVDFASAHIYADSWISQSISDVHLQFTKSWMEAHIEDAEKYLGMPVVFSEFGISSNDPGYNSSFRDTLLSTVYKTILNSTRKGGSGGGSLLWQLFPDGTDYMDDGYAIVLSKSPSTANIITLHSTRLALFNSRCSWKCRWGCKKKHPIEGFLLRYDEL, from the exons ATGGATGGCCgcaaaagaaaaatgatgaCACAGAACATTGTTTTGGTGACCATTTTTATGATTTTCATCAGCCATTGTAGCTCTACTTTCTTTGATGCCAGTGGATTTGAGCAATTGGAAACAGTGGTGGAGAACGTCGAAGATCATTTAGCATATCCAAGCACAAATGATTGGTACCC GGTTGAAGAGCTGAATGATGGAATGGAAGATAATGAGTGGCAGTTGGTGCAGAAGAAAGGGAACCAATTTGTGTTGAATGATCAACCTTTCTATGTGAATGGATTCAACACTTACTGGTTGATGGTGTTTTCTGCTGATCAATCCACAAGGGGAAAAGTCACTGATTTGTTCAAACAGGCAGCTTCGGTTGGACTAACTGTTTGCAGGACTTGGGCTTTCAACGATGGCCAGTGGCGAGCTCTTCAGAAATCGCCATCAGTTTATGATGAAGAAGTTTTCAAG GCTTTGGATTTTGTGATAAGTGAGGCAAGGAAATACAAGATCAGACTCATATTATCTTTAACCAACAACTGGGATGCATATGGTGGAAAAGCACAATACGTTAAATGGGGAAAAGCAGCTGGTCTGAATTTGACTTCTGATGATGACTTCTTCACTCATCCAACACTCAAAAGCTACTACAAGGCCAATGTTAAG ACGGTGCTTAATAGAGTTAATACACTCACAAACATAACTTACAAGGACGATCCCACAGTTTTCGCTTGGGAACTGATGAACGAGCCTCGATGCACCTCAGATCCTTCGGGCAATAAACTGCAG GATTGGATACAAGAAATGGCAGTTTATGTTAAGAGCGTTGATCCGAAACACTTGGTAGAGATTGGACTGGAAGGATTTTATGGTCCCTCAGCACCTGCCCGAGTTCAGTTCAATCCAAATACATATGCTCAACAAGTTGGAACTGATTTCATAAGGAACCACCAGGTTTTGGGTGTCGATTTTGCTTCTGCTCACATTTATGCAGACTCTTG GATATCACAATCAATCTCTGACGTGCATCTCCAATTTACCAAGTCATGGATGGAAGCCCACATTGAGGATGCAGAAAAGTATCTTGGAATGCCGGTGGTGTTTTCAGAGTTTGGCATATCTTCGAACGACCCCGGCTACAATTCATCATTTAGAGACACCCTTCTCAGCACAGTGTACAAGACCATCCTGAATTCTACAAGGAAAGGAGGGAGTGGAGGTGGGAGTCTTTTGTGGCAGCTCTTCCCAGATGGAACCGACTACATGGACGATGGTTATGCGATTGTTCTGTCAAAATCTCCTTCAACAGCAAACATCATAACCCTTCACTCCACAAGACTTGCCCTATTCAACTCTCGATGTTCTTGGAAATGCCGGTGGGGTTGTAAGAAGAAGCATCCAATAGAGGGATTCTTGCTACGTTATGATGAACTGTAA
- the LOC103433770 gene encoding mannan endo-1,4-beta-mannosidase 6 isoform X2 — MDGRKRKMMTQNIVLVTIFMIFISHCSSTFFDASGFEQLETVVENVEDHLAYPSTNDWVEELNDGMEDNEWQLVQKKGNQFVLNDQPFYVNGFNTYWLMVFSADQSTRGKVTDLFKQAASVGLTVCRTWAFNDGQWRALQKSPSVYDEEVFKALDFVISEARKYKIRLILSLTNNWDAYGGKAQYVKWGKAAGLNLTSDDDFFTHPTLKSYYKANVKTVLNRVNTLTNITYKDDPTVFAWELMNEPRCTSDPSGNKLQDWIQEMAVYVKSVDPKHLVEIGLEGFYGPSAPARVQFNPNTYAQQVGTDFIRNHQVLGVDFASAHIYADSWISQSISDVHLQFTKSWMEAHIEDAEKYLGMPVVFSEFGISSNDPGYNSSFRDTLLSTVYKTILNSTRKGGSGGGSLLWQLFPDGTDYMDDGYAIVLSKSPSTANIITLHSTRLALFNSRCSWKCRWGCKKKHPIEGFLLRYDEL, encoded by the exons ATGGATGGCCgcaaaagaaaaatgatgaCACAGAACATTGTTTTGGTGACCATTTTTATGATTTTCATCAGCCATTGTAGCTCTACTTTCTTTGATGCCAGTGGATTTGAGCAATTGGAAACAGTGGTGGAGAACGTCGAAGATCATTTAGCATATCCAAGCACAAATGATTG GGTTGAAGAGCTGAATGATGGAATGGAAGATAATGAGTGGCAGTTGGTGCAGAAGAAAGGGAACCAATTTGTGTTGAATGATCAACCTTTCTATGTGAATGGATTCAACACTTACTGGTTGATGGTGTTTTCTGCTGATCAATCCACAAGGGGAAAAGTCACTGATTTGTTCAAACAGGCAGCTTCGGTTGGACTAACTGTTTGCAGGACTTGGGCTTTCAACGATGGCCAGTGGCGAGCTCTTCAGAAATCGCCATCAGTTTATGATGAAGAAGTTTTCAAG GCTTTGGATTTTGTGATAAGTGAGGCAAGGAAATACAAGATCAGACTCATATTATCTTTAACCAACAACTGGGATGCATATGGTGGAAAAGCACAATACGTTAAATGGGGAAAAGCAGCTGGTCTGAATTTGACTTCTGATGATGACTTCTTCACTCATCCAACACTCAAAAGCTACTACAAGGCCAATGTTAAG ACGGTGCTTAATAGAGTTAATACACTCACAAACATAACTTACAAGGACGATCCCACAGTTTTCGCTTGGGAACTGATGAACGAGCCTCGATGCACCTCAGATCCTTCGGGCAATAAACTGCAG GATTGGATACAAGAAATGGCAGTTTATGTTAAGAGCGTTGATCCGAAACACTTGGTAGAGATTGGACTGGAAGGATTTTATGGTCCCTCAGCACCTGCCCGAGTTCAGTTCAATCCAAATACATATGCTCAACAAGTTGGAACTGATTTCATAAGGAACCACCAGGTTTTGGGTGTCGATTTTGCTTCTGCTCACATTTATGCAGACTCTTG GATATCACAATCAATCTCTGACGTGCATCTCCAATTTACCAAGTCATGGATGGAAGCCCACATTGAGGATGCAGAAAAGTATCTTGGAATGCCGGTGGTGTTTTCAGAGTTTGGCATATCTTCGAACGACCCCGGCTACAATTCATCATTTAGAGACACCCTTCTCAGCACAGTGTACAAGACCATCCTGAATTCTACAAGGAAAGGAGGGAGTGGAGGTGGGAGTCTTTTGTGGCAGCTCTTCCCAGATGGAACCGACTACATGGACGATGGTTATGCGATTGTTCTGTCAAAATCTCCTTCAACAGCAAACATCATAACCCTTCACTCCACAAGACTTGCCCTATTCAACTCTCGATGTTCTTGGAAATGCCGGTGGGGTTGTAAGAAGAAGCATCCAATAGAGGGATTCTTGCTACGTTATGATGAACTGTAA
- the LOC103427709 gene encoding receptor-like protein kinase FERONIA, with the protein MIMNTAGFIAVFIVVFLSIHLVFAANYVPSDKIFLNCGGPAETTDSSGVKWTSDVGSKFASGGNSSTTSPAATQDPAVPEVPFMTARVFRSQFTYKFPVASGRKFIRLYFYPASYAELNASNAVFTVTAQSYTILKNFSVAQTTEALDYVFITKEFIVNVEGETLAVSFTPSSRVANAFAFVNGIEIVSMPDIYSATDGTTMIVGQSTPFYIDNSTALENVYRINVGGNDISPPKDTGLFRSWYDDTQYLLGAAYGAPETTDPNMTISYPSGMPTYIAPEDVYSTARSMGPDQRINLNYNLTWIFSIDSGFSYLVRLHFCEVAQNITKINQRVFDIFLNKQTAMAGADVIAWAGGNGIPVYKDYVVFVPNGKPQVDLWLELHPNTSDKPNYDDSILNGVEIFKINDTTGNLGGPNPLPLPKQDTIDPTKARPSSGHGKRKSGQTAIIAGGVGGGIALALVLGFLAICVSRRRRQGKDASSSDGPSGWLPLSLYGNSHSAGSAKTNTTGSYTSSLPSNLCRHFSFAEIKSATNNFDEALLLGVGGFGKVYKGEIDGGTTKVAIKRGSALSDQGVHEFQTEIEMLSKLRHRHLVSLIGYCEENCEMILVYDYMAYGTLREHLYKTQKPPLPWKQRLEICIGAARGLHYLHTGAKHTIIHRDVKTTNILLDEKWVAKVSDFGLSKTGPTLDNTHVSTVVKGSFGYLDPEYFRRQQLTEKSDVYSFGVVLFEILCARPALNPTLPKEQVSLAEWAAHCHKKGILEHILDPHLKGKITPECFKKFAETAMKCVSDQSIDRPSMGDVLWNLEFALQLQESAEESGEGIGGGMDIEEEPFMGSKGKDPKAMPGYDGNVTDSRSTGMSMSIGGRSLASDDSDGLTPSAVFSQIMNPKGR; encoded by the coding sequence ATGATTATGAACACTGCTGGGTTTATAGCTGTATTCATCGTTGTATTTCTTTCAATCCATCTTGTTTTTGCTGCTAATTATGTCCCATCTGATAAAATCTTCCTAAATTGCGGCGGTCCTGCCGAAACGACGGATTCCAGTGGCGTGAAATGGACATCGGATGTGGGATCTAAGTTCGCATCCGGTGGAAATTCCTCCACCACTTCCCCCGCCGCCACTCAGGATCCTGCAGTCCCTGAAGTTCCCTTCATGACTGCGAGGGTTTTCCGCTCCCAATTCACCTACAAATTCCCAGTTGCATCCGGTCGAAAATTCATCCGTCTTTACTTTTACCCTGCTTCCTATGCCGAGCTTAATGCCTCCAATGCTGTTTTTACTGTCACTGCTCAGTCCTATACTATTCTGAAGAACTTCAGTGTTGCTCAGACAACTGAGGCTCTGGATTATGTTTTTATTACTAAGGAGTTTATTGTCAATGTCGAGGGTGAGACGTTGGCCGTATCGTTTACACCCTCTTCCCGGGTTGCGAATGCATTTGCATTTGTGAATGGGATTGAGATTGTGTCAATGCCTGATATTTACAGTGCCACTGATGGTACTACCATGATTGTGGGTCAATCGACTCCTTTCTACATTGATAACAGCACTGCTCTTGAGAATGTTTATCGGATAAATGTGGGTGGGAATGATATCTCGCCGCCAAAAGATACGGGTCTGTTTAGGTCCTGGTACGATGACACTCAGTATCTCTTAGGGGCAGCATATGGGGCTCCCGAAACTACTGATCCAAACATGACGATTAGTTACCCTTCGGGCATGCCTACATATATTGCACCAGAGGATGTCTATTCCACTGCCAGATCAATGGGGCCAGATCAAAGAATCAACCTCAATTACAATTTGACTTGGATTTTCTCAATCGACTCTGGATTCTCGTACCTGGTTAGACTACATTTCTGTGAGGTTGCCCAAAATATAACCAAGATTAATCAACGAGTGTTTGATATCTTTCTCAACAAGCAAACTGCTATGGCTGGAGCTGATGTTATTGCCTGGGCGGGAGGCAATGGGATTCCAGTGTACAAGGATTATGTGGTGTTTGTTCCGAATGGGAAACCACAGGTGGATCTATGGCTTGAACTGCATCCAAACACATCTGATAAGCCAAATTACGATGATTCAATCCTAAACGGAGTTGAGATATTCAAGATTAATGATACAACCGGTAACCTTGGGGGGCCtaatcctcttcctcttcctaaGCAGGATACCATTGATCCAACCAAGGCTAGACCATCATCAGGTCATGGCAAGCGAAAGAGTGGTCAAACAGCAATTATCGCTGGGGGAGTTGGTGGTGGAATTGCCTTAGCCCTCGTCCTTGGTTTCTTGGCTATTTGTGTGTCACGCCGACGTAGACAAGGGAAGGACGCAAGTTCAAGTGATGGTCCATCTGGCTGGCTTCCTCTTTCTTTATATGGAAATTCACACTCAGCAGGTTCTGCAAAGACAAACACAACAGGAAGTTACACTTCCTCCCTTCCTTCAAACCTTTGTCGACATTTCTCGTTTGCTGAGATCAAATCTgccaccaacaactttgatgagGCTCTACTCCTTGGGGTTGGAGGTTTTGGAAAGGTTTACAAGGGTGAAATTGATGGTGGAACAACCAAAGTAGCAATCAAGCGTGGAAGCGCACTCTCTGACCAAGGTGTGCATGAATTTCAAACTGAGATTGAAATGCTTTCGAAACTTCGCCATCGTCATCTTGTATCTCTGATTGGTTATTGTGAAGAGAACTGTGAAATGATCCTTGTTTATGATTACATGGCTTATGGAACCCTGCGTGAGCATCTGTACAAGACTCAAAAGCCCCCTCTACCCTGGAAGCAAAGGCTTGAGATTTGTATTGGTGCTGCTCGCGGTTTGCACTATCTTCACACTGGTGCCAAGCACACAATCATTCACCGAGATGTGAAGACAACCAATATTCTTTTAGACGAGAAGTGGGTTGCAAAGGTTTCGGATTTTGGGCTGTCAAAAACAGGTCCTACATTGGACAACACGCACGTCAGCACTGTTGTGAAAGGTAGCTTTGGATATTTGGATCCAGAGTACTTCAGGCGGCAACAACTGACCGAAAAATCTGATGTCTACTCTTTTGGGGTTGTTCTCTTCGAAATCTTATGTGCTCGCCCAGCCTTGAACCCAACGCTTCCAAAGGAGCAAGTGAGCTTAGCAGAGTGGGCTGCACATTGCCACAAGAAAGGCATTCTTGAGCACATCCTTGACCCTCATCTCAAGGGCAAGATAACACCAGAATGCTTCAAGAAGTTTGCTGAGACAGCAATGAAATGCGTGTCGGACCAAAGCATCGACAGGCCATCAATGGGAGATGTGCTCTGGAACCTCGAGTTCGCCTTGCAGCTACAGGAGAGTGCAGAAGAGAGTGGCGAGGGTATCGGTGGAGGAATGGACATCGAGGAAGAGCCCTTCATGGGCAGTAAAGGGAAGGACCCCAAAGCAATGCCCGGCTATGATGGTAATGTAACAGACTCAAGGAGCACTGGAATGAGCATGAGCATAGGCGGCCGGAGCCTAGCCAGCGACGACTCTGACGGATTGACGCCAAGTGCCGTGTTCTCACAAATCATGAACCCTAAAGGACGTTAG